In Streptomyces sp. NBC_01381, the sequence GCCGTCGTCGACGATGGAGCCCGCGAGCGGAAGCACGTTGTACGCGATCGGCGCGACGTACTTGTCCGGCTCGGGGAACTCGGCGTCCGAGCCGTCGTGCGTGAGCTTCGGCGCGTCCTCGCCGACCTTCTTGACCTGCTCGAAGAGCTCCTCGACACCGGCGAGGCCGGAACCGGACACGGCCTGGTACGTCGCCACGACCAGCGCGGTGAGCCCGGCCTCCTGGTGCAGCGGCTTCAGGACCGGCATCGCGGCCATCGTCGTGCAGTTCGGGTTGGCGATGATGCCCTTGGGGCGGTCCGCGATCGCGTGCGGGTTCACCTCGGAGACGACCAGCGGTACGTCGGGGTCGCGGCGCCAGGCCGAGGAGTTGTCGATCACCACGGCGCCCTGCGATGCGACCTTCTCGGCGAGGGCCTTCGACGTGGAGCCGCCGGCGGAGAACAGGACGATGTCCAGGCCCGTGTAGTCGGCCGTGGAGGCGTCCTCCACCGTCACGCCGTCCAGGACGGTCCCTGCGCTGCGGGCCGAGGCGAACAGGCGCAGCTCGTCCAGCGGGAACTTCCGCTCGGCGAGGATCTTGCGCATGACCGTGCCGACCTGACCGGTGGCTCCGACGATTCCGACCTTCACAGGGACTTCCTCCGTATGTGCATGCGCGTGGCCCGCTGACCTGGCGCTCGGGGTGCGTTCCATGATGCGTCTGTCCACCGTCGCCTTGTCCAATCCATTGTCCGAAGTACGGGATGTCACATCCCCGAGTACCGGATGTCACATCCCGGCGGCCGCCGGCGAACGTTTCGGGCCGTCCCGGCGTCCTAGGGGAAACGTGGGGATGGGAGGGGTGCCTTGCTGCGGAGGAAAACGCGCCGGGCCGCCGAGCGGCACGAGAAGGCGGATCCGCTCGACGCGGCCCAGGAGGACCGGGTGCGGGCGGTGCTCGCGCTCGGCGGAGTGCCGCAGGCCGATCTGTCCGACGGCGTCCAGCAGGTCAGGCTGAAGCTTCTGGAGCGGGCCGCGGACGGGCGCGAGGCGCCGCGTGACGTGTCCGCGTGGGCGGCGGTGGTCGCGTCGAACCTCGCCATGGACTGGCACCGGGCGCGCCGCAGGCAGGAGCGCCTTGGGGAGCGGCTCGCCGTGCTGTGGCGGGAGACCACCGACGAGGACGGGGCGGAGTCGCGGGCGCTGTCCCTCGCCGTCACGCAGGGGCTCGGCGAGCTGCCGGACGCCCAGCGGCAGGTCGTGGTCCTGCGGTTCTACGCGGATCTGCCGGTCCGGGCCATCGCCGATGAGCTGGGCATCCC encodes:
- a CDS encoding sigma-70 family RNA polymerase sigma factor, producing MLRRKTRRAAERHEKADPLDAAQEDRVRAVLALGGVPQADLSDGVQQVRLKLLERAADGREAPRDVSAWAAVVASNLAMDWHRARRRQERLGERLAVLWRETTDEDGAESRALSLAVTQGLGELPDAQRQVVVLRFYADLPVRAIADELGIPEGTVKSRLHSAVRVLRTRLHEGEVV
- a CDS encoding aspartate-semialdehyde dehydrogenase; the protein is MKVGIVGATGQVGTVMRKILAERKFPLDELRLFASARSAGTVLDGVTVEDASTADYTGLDIVLFSAGGSTSKALAEKVASQGAVVIDNSSAWRRDPDVPLVVSEVNPHAIADRPKGIIANPNCTTMAAMPVLKPLHQEAGLTALVVATYQAVSGSGLAGVEELFEQVKKVGEDAPKLTHDGSDAEFPEPDKYVAPIAYNVLPLAGSIVDDGLNETDEEQKLRHESRKILEIPGLKVSGTCVRVPVFTGHSLQVNARFERPLSPERATEILASAEGVVLTDVPTPLVAAGKDDAFVGRIRGDETVENGLAFFISDDNLRKGAALNAVQIAELVAAELKG